The Tenuifilum thalassicum genome includes the window TATTTGAGTACCCATCGTTGTAAACAAGTCCAATAGCAGTTGAGTTAGCACTTTTGTCAATTGTGAAAGTTCCACCATTGTAAAAGGCTAAACCATCAACATCGCCTGCGGGACCATGGAGTATTGGATTATCGGGCAAGTTTGCCACATTGGTTGCCGGGTCAATTGAAATATTGCTACCAGGATCTAAAGTAAAACCAAAAGGGTTGTTGTATGTAGAGAAAAAATCGTTCCAAACCTCGAGCGCATCCCATCCATCACCATCCCTATCAGCTACAGCATGGTCGGCCACAATAAAAAGTCCACCACCATTCTGAACAAAGTCAATTATTGCTTGCTTTTCTGCTGCAGAGAATGGGTTGTTAGGCTCACAAACCACAAATACATCGTATTTGGACAAATCCTGGCTATTTGATGAATTCCCATAAGTAATTGAACCCGAAGCGGGAAGCGTTTCCACATAAAACCCACGCTTAACCATTTCTACGCCCCAACTCGACAATGCTCCTTGCCAGTATGTTTCTGTGGTACTTTGCGTTATACCCGATTGAGCAGGGGAAGGAATGGGCTCATCATCATCAATAATCCAGTCGGCATTGCTTGCCGTTTCACTTTTAGTATTATCGAAAAGTATCTTTTTTTGTGCTTGAGCAGAGACTACAACAACTAGTGTGGTTAATACTAGCAGAAATCTTTTCACCATAATTCAATTGATTTAAACCTATTCGTGAGGATACGTGTATTTAGCCCACAAAGGTATCCTAAATAGGCAAAAAAGTTTTTGAATTAACTTTTTTTAGAAACAATTCATATTTACACAGGTAAATGGCAAACGCTTTTCTACAACACCTTAAATATAACATAGAAAAAGTATGAATTTTCTATAAGATTAAACGTCAATCTAAGAAACCTTAAAAAAATCTAATGAATTTTGTACCTCATTTAATCTTCCGCCTTTTCTGCTCTAGGCTCCAAGTCCAGTAACAGTTCCCACTCATGGAAGGAGGTGCATTAGGTTTCCTACTTTTATTTGTACAACCAAAAAACAGATTAAACCCAAAACGGAGATTAGCATTACGTGCTTTTTCTGGATAAAATGCTGCAAGAATGTTGTCGGAAAGCATGTAGAATTGAAATCGTTTTCCACCAAGATTAAACGCAGCCCCAACATTCCTAAACGAGCCATTCATAACTGAGTAGGTAAGAGCTAATGAGTTCCCCTTGTTAGCTAATGCAATAGCCGACAGAGTTAAACCAACTACAGGCCTACCAGGATACCACTCAGCTCTTAAATGTGCACCTGCCAACAGATTTTGAGAGAGGTTATATGTTGCGCCAAAATATGCTTTGGGGTTAAGAAAAGTAACAAAACTTGAAGGAGCATGGGTGAACTGTATCTGGTTATTTATTGAATCGGCAAGCATGGCAACATAGTCATCGGGGTTTGCAAGGTCGGCAGGAGTTGCCCCACGATATACAAAATGGCCATCGTTTTCAAACCGATTTGTATTTTTTAACCACCAAATAAAACCTAGGTCTAATACGCTACCACTCCAAGTAATTGGGTCGCCTGGTTTGACAAAACCAAGGTCAAAAGCCAATCCAGGATTGTTAAAATTCAAGAAGAATGGCAATGGGCTAAATTGTCCAGCAATTACTCCTGTTACATTTCCAGCTGCATCGGTCGTTACAGAAAGAGGATAAGCAGCATCAATCTGAGGATTCCAACTAGCATCAATGTTATAAGTAAGCGCATCAACCTCGATATTTACTGGATTCCGACGGGTAAAAACACCAGCCAAACCGAAAAGAACTTTTGCATGCAGCCCAACTAGCATCTCATTTTGTAACTGCTGCGAATAACCAAAAGAAAATTCACGATAATAGAAGCCATTCAACCCAGGGTTTGCTGTTGAAAGTCCACCTCCGACATACTGTGTGTTACCATCGGCAAAAAGCGACATCAAGTTTTTGGAAACAAACATTTTACTCTCTACCCGCTCGGTCAAGCTAAAGCTGAAGTATCGTTCATTGTCGTACATAAAACCAAACGAAACTGGGGTATAATGAAACTCTCCCGACAGGTAATCCCAGCTATGCATTTGCGACACAAGCGACGAAAAGTTAACACTTGCCCCACCAGCTATATTATTATAAGAAAACCCTGTTGAGTTAAAATTCAAATGTAAAGATGAAAGGAGTGGCAAACCTACATAAACTGGGCAATCAATCTGAACAGCAGGATTTATAAAATTCGACTGTGGAATTCGGTGCATGAAAAACAACGAATTGCTTTGCTGGGTATATGCTGAGCCAGCAAGGAAAAAAATGAATAAAAACAGAATCGATAGCCTCTTTGTCGTCATCCTAATTATTCAGATTTAATGAGAAATCGACACGAGCCGCAAGTTGAACCCGCAAAGCGTAATCGTCAAAGTATTGTATGTTTTGTTCCGTAACACCCTCCTCTGTAACTTTTAGCCCTGCACGAACAATCACATTAGTTGCACTCCTAAGCAGCTCTACCCTTTCCTTATCCCATGTTGATTTGTATGATTCAAACTTTGTCCCAACAACTGTTCCATTGGAATATATTTCAGCAGCGGGAACTGTTGCCCTCTCCGTTGTAAAGAGGGAATCGATTTTGTTATAGGTATCATCTACGAACCAAACCTGTGCCTCACCAGCCAAGGGAAACTCATTCCAGATATTCACCTTGAACATTATCAGCTCAATGTTATCGGATTGGTCAAAAACCTCGTCGATATTCAACGTGAACGTATCCTGAATGTAAACATCGGCATATTTAGCCCAACCTGGAACATTTTCAGTAAGGTTAACAACTGGAATACCAAGTGTTACTAGCGATTTAGAAAGATTAAACTCTCCCTCGCCAATAGGAAACGACAACGATGGCGATAGATTTGCCGAATTGGGAACTGGCTCAATATTTTTGGTGCATCCCCACACCATAAACATCACCAAGCATATTAAGCAATTTCGATTTAAAAAAAATTTCATTTTTATTCGTTTACATTAATAACGAAAAACCACAAACCTTGTTGTTTCACCATGCTAAATCATTGTAATTTACAAAAAAATAACTAAAAACCGCCAAAGTGTTTCAAGCAAAATAATCGTAAAGTTTAACGAAATGGCTAACTTTGTAGAATTATATAAGAGGATAGCAAATGGCAGGATTCAAATTTTTTCATATTCCCAAACCCAAAGGGTTTAACTACAAACCCATGTACTACGACGAGAGTAAGGAGGCGATGCGTGAGCGCGAAGAGCGCATTCGTAAGGAGTTGGGTTTAAACAGCAAGGACAAACCCTTTGTGCCAACCATTAAAGGCCAGTTTCACAAGGCACGCAAACGCCCTTCGGGGTCGAGCCGGCAATCGAACATTCGTGTACTCATAATTCTTTTCATTCTATTGTTAATAGTTTATTTTTTATTTTTCCGTTAAACCATGGCCGATGTTATTCAACTACTTCCCGATTCAATAGCTAATCAAATTGCTGCTGGAGAGGTTGTTCAACGCCCTGCGTCGGTAGTTAAGGAGTTGCTTGAAAACTCAATAGATGCAGGTGCGCGAAACATTACACTTATTGTTCGCGAGGGAGGTAAATCGCTAATTCAAGTTATCGACGATGGCATAGGCATGTCGGAAACCGACGCAAGGCTTTGCTTTGAGCGGCATGCAACCTCAAAAATACGCACTGCCGACGACCTCTTTAACATTCGCACCATGGGATTTAGAGGCGAAGCACTTGCCTCAATTGCTGCAGTTGCAGAGGTTGAACTCAAAACTCGACGAACCATCGATGAGGTAGGTACAGAGGTTAACATTTCTGCCTCGGAACTGGTTAGCCAACAACCCATTGCCTGCCAAGCAGGAACACAAATTTCAATTAAAAACCTCTTTTTCAATGTCCCAGCACGAAGAAAATTCCTTAAAAGCGATTCGGTTGAACTAAAACACATCATTTCTGAGTTTCAAAGAGTCTCACTCGCCTATCCTGAAGTCGCTTTCACCTTGAATCATAATGGTAATGATTTATATAAACTACCGCCTTCGGGTCTTAAACAACGAATAGTTGGTCTATTTGGGAAAAACATTAATCAGCATCTTATTGATATATCAACCCAAACCAGCATTGTTAAACTTGGTGGCTATATAGGAAAGCCTGAGTGCGCAAAAAAGAGCGCCGGTGAACAATTCTTTTTTGTAAATGGGCGCTTCATGAAAAACCCGTTCTTACATAAGGCCATAATGAATGCCTACGACAGGCTTTTACCCTCAGGGGCTTATCCATCGTATTTTATTTACTTTGACATTGACCCCCAATCAATAGATGTGAACATTCATCCTACAAAAACCGAAATAAAGTTTGAGGATGAGCGCATGATATGGCAAATCCTTCATGCTGCTGTTAGGGAATCGCTTGGCAAATTTTCCGTTACCCCCTCAATCGATTTTGATACACCTGGATTCGACATACCATACCTGCCCAAAAATGCTCCTATAACTTTTCCCTCAATTGATATCGACCCCACTTATAACCCCTTCGATGAGCAACCAAAAGGAGCACCTACGCATAAAAGTGGCGGAAACAAACAGTCGGTTACTGGCTGGGAGCAACTTTTTGGCGACATGCCCGAAGAACCCAACCCCGTTCAAACCCGAATAGAGACTTTTGAATCGGAAGGAATGAAAGCAACCACTTCCGACACTTCAAATCGATTTTACCAGCTAAAAGGTAAATACATACTGACTAATGTAAAGTCGGGATTAATGATTATCGACCAAAAACGCGCCCACGAACGAATTCTGTATGAGCAGTATATGGCTGGAATGCAAAGTAACACCAACATAAAACAGAAGGAACTTTTCCCTAAAACCATTGAACTTTTACCAGCCGACTACGAACTTCTTATCAGCAATGCCGATGAGCTAGCTAAGTTTGGAATGGAGATAAGCAACCTTAACCATAATACAATTAGCGTAAATAGCTTGCCAGCAAGCTCTTCGGTTACCGACCCCGCCAAGCTCATTGAAAATCTTCTTGCCATTATGAATGAAAACCACGCGCTGCCTTTTTCCGATGCTAAACATCGCATTGCCCTAAGCATGGCTAAAGCCTCGGCAATTGGATACGGAAAAGTGCTCAGCAACTTTGAAATGCAAGAAATTGTTGACAAGCTATTCGCATGTAGTGAACCAAATATCACTCCTGATGGTAAAAAGATTATTGACATCTTGGAACTTGACGAAATTGAACGGAGATTGAAATAGATTAAACTTTTATCGATTTTTTTGGTTTAAGAAAATACTTTAAAAAGAAAGAGATGTACGGAAACAGAAATATTTTTAGCTCAACTCCACCCGTGGTGATGAACCTAATTATGATAAACGTGGTGATGCTTGTTATTACCTGGGTGCTTGGAAATACTTTTGGTATTGACCTGAATAGGATTCTTGGTGTTTATGTCCCTGGCTCACCAAACTTCAGACCGTATCAGATAGTAACCCACATGTTCATGCATGGCGGCTTAACACACCTATTTTTCAACATGTTTGCTCTTTGGATGTTTGGTCGTGTTTTGGAACAGGTTTGGGGAAGTAAACGATTCTTAATTTACTACTTAGTAACAGGCCTAGGAGCGGTTTCTATCCACCTACTGGTTAACTATCTTCATATTCTTTCAATCCAACATGATGCTGCGGCTATGCTAAACACCCCTTCACCCGAGGCATTTGCAGCATTCGTTACACGTCATTTTCCCGAATACTACGACCAGGTTTATGCCAAGTTTCTCGACAAATGGTACCTTTTCCCCGAGAGCCCAGTTTATATTGACCAAGCTGCCGAATATATTCGTCAGCTAATTGCTCTTCAGCAAAGCATTCCTACTGTTGGAGCATCGGGAGCTGTTTACGGAGTTTTATTAGCATTTGGGATGCTTTTCCCTAACACTGTATTGATGCTAATTTTTCCTCCAATCCCAATAAAAGCCAAGTGGATGGTAATAATTTATGGCGGTCTTGAACTATACCTTGGTTTAACTCAACCAGGAAGTAGCATTGCGCATTTTGCACATCTTGGAGGTATGATTTTCGGTTTTATCCTTATAAAACTTTGGCAACGCCGAACCGATATCTTCTACTAACAGTTGATACTATAAATGTTTTCTTTTAAATTTACATAAGCCAAGAACTTTTAAAAAAGAAATTTGGACTATGCCAATTTGGGATGAAATAAAAAGTTCGTTTAGGTTTGGGAGCAACCTCACCAAACTCATTTACATTAATCTTGCTGTTTTTGTCATTTTTGGATTATTGCGTGTTTTCCTTTTTATTGCGGGGGCCTCATCGGAATGGATTACTGAAATGATGTCTGTACCTGCCAGCCTTTCGGTTCTGATTTTAAGGCCTTGGACTTTGGTAACCTACATGTTTTACCACGAGGGGTTCTTGCACATTCTTTTTAACCTTTTATGGCTCTACTGGTTTGGCCAGCTATTTTTGCAGTTTTTTGCTCAAAGACAGCTAACTTGGGTTTACATTCTTGGTGGCATTAGCGGTGCAATTCTATACATCCTTTCGTATAACATATTACCCGCATTTAAAGGTTATGCTGATGTTTCAATTGCTTTTGGAGCTTCTGCCTCAGTATTGGCTATTGTGGTGGCGGTGGCAACCCTACAGCCAAACTTTACCATTTACCTATTATTCCTTGGCCCTGTTAGGCTTAAATACTTGGCACTTGCAACCATTATTCTTGATGTCATAAGCATCCCCGTTTCAAATGCTGGTGGGCATATAGCCCATTTAGGTGGCGCTCTTTTGGGCTTCGTTTATGTTACCATGCTACGCCAAGGTACCGATATGGCCAAATACTTTTACTGGATTGGTAGGCTGAAATTCCCAAAACGTCGGAAGATGAAGATAACCTACACCAGGCCTGAGTCGGACTACGATTACAACTACCGTAAAGCCCAAAAACAGAAAAGAATCGATGAAATTCTTGATAAAATTGCACGTTCTGGTTACAACAGCCTCACAAAGGAGGAAAAAGAAATCCTCTTTAAAGCAAATAACCGAAATATAAACTAATGCTTCTTGTTCGACTAATACATCGACTTTTGGTTTGGTTCAACGTGCTATTTGCACTCGCCCTTGTACTTACCTACCTTAGCGTATATGTAAATCCAGAAAATTTCTGGTTTGCTGCAGTTTTAGGGCTTTTCTACCCTATGTTTTTATTAATCAACCTCCTATTCCTTGTTTACTGGATATTCCGTTGGCGAAAGTTTGTTTTTATTTCACTTATTGCAATCATATTGGGGTTAAATCATTTTAACTCTTTTATTCAGCTACCCTTTGGAAAAACTAAAAAAGACAATGCCGACCTAAAGGTGATGAGCTATAACGTAAATCTTTTCCGCTTGTACTCTTGGTCGGACCAAAAAGCCTCATTCCATGATATTCTAAAATACATAAGCAACAACCAAATAGATGTGGTTTGTCTGCAAGAGTATTTCACCAAGAACGATGGCTACAACAAAGAAGATGCTGAAAGGATATCAGGCATGCGGGTTTACCCATCATATC containing:
- a CDS encoding DUF5723 family protein, which produces MTTKRLSILFLFIFFLAGSAYTQQSNSLFFMHRIPQSNFINPAVQIDCPVYVGLPLLSSLHLNFNSTGFSYNNIAGGASVNFSSLVSQMHSWDYLSGEFHYTPVSFGFMYDNERYFSFSLTERVESKMFVSKNLMSLFADGNTQYVGGGLSTANPGLNGFYYREFSFGYSQQLQNEMLVGLHAKVLFGLAGVFTRRNPVNIEVDALTYNIDASWNPQIDAAYPLSVTTDAAGNVTGVIAGQFSPLPFFLNFNNPGLAFDLGFVKPGDPITWSGSVLDLGFIWWLKNTNRFENDGHFVYRGATPADLANPDDYVAMLADSINNQIQFTHAPSSFVTFLNPKAYFGATYNLSQNLLAGAHLRAEWYPGRPVVGLTLSAIALANKGNSLALTYSVMNGSFRNVGAAFNLGGKRFQFYMLSDNILAAFYPEKARNANLRFGFNLFFGCTNKSRKPNAPPSMSGNCYWTWSLEQKRRKIK
- the mutL gene encoding DNA mismatch repair endonuclease MutL translates to MADVIQLLPDSIANQIAAGEVVQRPASVVKELLENSIDAGARNITLIVREGGKSLIQVIDDGIGMSETDARLCFERHATSKIRTADDLFNIRTMGFRGEALASIAAVAEVELKTRRTIDEVGTEVNISASELVSQQPIACQAGTQISIKNLFFNVPARRKFLKSDSVELKHIISEFQRVSLAYPEVAFTLNHNGNDLYKLPPSGLKQRIVGLFGKNINQHLIDISTQTSIVKLGGYIGKPECAKKSAGEQFFFVNGRFMKNPFLHKAIMNAYDRLLPSGAYPSYFIYFDIDPQSIDVNIHPTKTEIKFEDERMIWQILHAAVRESLGKFSVTPSIDFDTPGFDIPYLPKNAPITFPSIDIDPTYNPFDEQPKGAPTHKSGGNKQSVTGWEQLFGDMPEEPNPVQTRIETFESEGMKATTSDTSNRFYQLKGKYILTNVKSGLMIIDQKRAHERILYEQYMAGMQSNTNIKQKELFPKTIELLPADYELLISNADELAKFGMEISNLNHNTISVNSLPASSSVTDPAKLIENLLAIMNENHALPFSDAKHRIALSMAKASAIGYGKVLSNFEMQEIVDKLFACSEPNITPDGKKIIDILELDEIERRLK
- a CDS encoding rhomboid family intramembrane serine protease, giving the protein MYGNRNIFSSTPPVVMNLIMINVVMLVITWVLGNTFGIDLNRILGVYVPGSPNFRPYQIVTHMFMHGGLTHLFFNMFALWMFGRVLEQVWGSKRFLIYYLVTGLGAVSIHLLVNYLHILSIQHDAAAMLNTPSPEAFAAFVTRHFPEYYDQVYAKFLDKWYLFPESPVYIDQAAEYIRQLIALQQSIPTVGASGAVYGVLLAFGMLFPNTVLMLIFPPIPIKAKWMVIIYGGLELYLGLTQPGSSIAHFAHLGGMIFGFILIKLWQRRTDIFY
- a CDS encoding rhomboid family protein produces the protein MPIWDEIKSSFRFGSNLTKLIYINLAVFVIFGLLRVFLFIAGASSEWITEMMSVPASLSVLILRPWTLVTYMFYHEGFLHILFNLLWLYWFGQLFLQFFAQRQLTWVYILGGISGAILYILSYNILPAFKGYADVSIAFGASASVLAIVVAVATLQPNFTIYLLFLGPVRLKYLALATIILDVISIPVSNAGGHIAHLGGALLGFVYVTMLRQGTDMAKYFYWIGRLKFPKRRKMKITYTRPESDYDYNYRKAQKQKRIDEILDKIARSGYNSLTKEEKEILFKANNRNIN